TGTGTTCTCTGATATCTATTTGATCTCAGTTCTACTTTCATCAGCAATTTGTTATTTTCTTAAAATCCATACAAGAATTcacattttcatttgattttaaaatacattttctctcaaaatctgtatttcaaatgcatctcaaTATGTTTTTGGAGCTTAAGACTTTGTCAGAACCTTTGATAAGTGCAAAAACAGTGGGTTTTTAAGCTCAGATCTGCACATTGGACCAGAAGGTGCATATCAAGTTGGTTAATATTAGAGGTTTGCAAGAAGTACATATGCATGGAACAGTCTAAGGATGAGTAGATTCTCACTCCTGTAGCACCCTATTCCAGCAAACAGAAGTAAATGTGTGTTTGTACACTGATCCTTTTGTTACCTACCAGTAtataaggactcagctatacagctgtaaatataacattttaagtgaGTTTTAAGTGCTttctacaaatgtgacactagatggcactggtgagcttatggcaaattatatatatatattaaaaagtattttcacagcttttttaaaaacatgtgtcTAAATTCCACCCAGGCAATGTGTGGTGTGTTTTAGGAACTTCCCTTAGTCCATCTCTTGTAGGCCCTGTCGCTGCGGCTTTTATATCCTACAGTGGGCTGGAAACACTCCTGAATGGGACATTTCTGCAGGATGAAACTTGGCAGAGCAGCGGAAATCTGGAAAAAAGTTTCCATTTGAACTCCAGGGTGCTAAGTGCTTCTACCAGCAGTTGGACAATGAATATTTCCAGTCCTGTCAACCTCACTTTTCAACACCTTGCGGTATGTAAACAAATTCTATACGGGAAATGTCAAACATATTTTTTCTATCCCCAGTCTCCAAGCATcttttggagaaatgctggaattTAAATGgaagacggaggaggaggaggaagaggaggaggaggaggagaaacctgGAAAATATCAATTTGGGActattgaaaataatgaataaatggaGAGATATATTGAACTGACTGAGTGATGGAAATAAAAAGGTtggaggctcaacaactttgccaaaaaaaatctcagcaacttttgtgtccagattttcactttttaaaatatggcaaccccaggtGAAGGACCCTGTGCaagaagcagggaagggaagatctctcagggtgggaggctgggagaagaaagggaagctcccaggtgagagctgggggaGTTCACCTCTTTCTGAATGGGATAAGAGTTtcttctctgtttttatttttgtttggattagtttgtttttttattctaatgtattatgaaaagtctcaatgaaatcttttttttttttttaaaggaaatgcggTTATATACACAGTTCCTTTTACTTGTCATGTATTCATTACCCGTTAATCTTACTTTGCGGCTCCTATTCTTTGCATCAGAAAGACGCATAGCTTTCAGTGGACtttctccccatcttcctccAACCCTTCCCCTTTCTTGCAGAATAAAATTCCCCAGGAAAAAGCGGTTTGTGTCCACTGGGACTCTGCAAGCAGAAGTGGTGCCTGGTCCCCTGAGGGCTGCCATCTCATCCAGTCTAACAGCACTCATTCTGAATGCAGCTGTCAGTACCTGTCCAACTTTGCTGTGCTGATGGCCCCCACTCCCAAGCAGGTAAGTCAGACTTAGGCCTGGCAATATCTTAGTTCCCTGTTGGAGGAAAGAGCGAAAGACCAGGCCCTAAGTCACAGTGGCTGCTtccacatcatgcatttaaagcgcattccaagcacatgacttctcctaAGGAACCCTGTTAAAGGGTAGCTCTGAATGGTAGCCTGGGACAGTATGGTGCTTTAAATATCCTTTAAATTTATAGTGCGTATAGtgcccattcattcatttttcatcTTGCTAAGTCCAGATTGAACATTATAGGTTTGCCCCCAGAATTCCCAATAAAGTATTCGAACGGTTAGTGAAGCTACACCAGGGTTAATGGTGGAGAATCACACCCATGAGAATAACAATTAAAATGGCTGCACTTCAATGGTTAAAACTCATTAATAGCAAGAAGAGTATCCCCAATCTGCCGCACTGGATTGGTAGCGGATGtggtagattttattttttttcagctTTGCTGGTCATGTGGGGCTTAGTGGACAGTCCCAAGACAACAGTCCTGAGCTTTTAGTGGATAGAATGCACCATCAGATCACACAATTTAAATGTGCAAAACTGGGGAAATGCATGTTTTTATGGTAAAAAGTGCTTTTTAAGGTAAAGTAAAATGTGTTACATAATGAATACAGTTTAAATGCACACTTTTcatgcattctttttttaaaaaaatgtgtggttttatgattgactggacttcacctcccatcagtctcagtctGCCGACAGACAAGAAGGATGAGAGTTTAGTGGAACAATGGCTGGAGGCCATGGCTTCCCTATCCCTGGACTAATGAATGATGTACAAATGTGTGAATTGTCTTGTGATCCCTCCCAAATTCTCCAGTTCTGGCTCCTGAGGAGAAGCCTCCATATTTAATTTGAACTGTGATTGAAGTAAAATCAGTGGCACTAAAGGTCTATAGGACATGGGAGAAAATTGAGATTCTAATCTCTTTAAATTGTGTTAACAATGCTAGCAAATGTTTAGCTATCATTCTGAAATCTGAAATCAGTATGTAAAGGCTATAAAGCTCCTCTGTTGGCTAGCAAGGCCGATTTTACATCTTAATAACTGTTGATATATACTGTTGTTGTGCTGTGTATTTTGGGTCTATGGGCCACAGTAAAGCTCTCCCCcgccctctctctgtgtgtgtatatttccAGATTAATTATGTCATTAATTTATATTGCATTTAATACATAACTATTgcatttataatatattttatgcCATTTCAGCAAGGTGCTCAGCATCACTTAATTTCCAACATTGGATCACTAAAGAGATTTTAAGCAGCTGAAGATTTTCTTCCTTTATATGGAAGCCAAATTTTCTAGATACAGTATAAAAAACCCTTGCTTATCAAAAGTCAGTTTTTGGTTCTGAGAGCAACTGTCCTGTGTTACAGGGAGCTCTGATTCTCTCCATTATCAGCTACATTGGACTCATCATCTCACTCATCTGCCTCTTCCTGTCCATTGTTACCTTTCTCTTTTGCCGCTCCGTCCAAAACAGCAGCACCTTCATCCACCTGCAGCTGAGTTTGTGCCTCTTCTTTGCTGACCTCCTCTTCTTAATCGGAATTGACAAAACATACAACAAGGTATTTTGGCGTGTCCTTGAAGGATATGGGGGAGACTCGATAACTCTGCACACTACCCCATCCAGTCATGCACTCTGATCCAAAGCAGTACAGGAATCTAGTACCGAGTACTGACGAAAGGGCGCCTTTCATTTCCATTCCAGATCCTGTGCTCAATCATAGCTGGGACGCTGCAGTACCTCTTCCTGGCCTGTTTTGTGTGGATGTTCTTGGAAGGCGTGAACCTCTTCATCATCGTCAAGAACCTGAAAGTGGCAAATTATGGCGGTGCCAGCAAGGGCATGAAGATATCCATGTACCTCTGTGGCTATGGGCTCCCTGCCATGATTGTtggcatttctgcagcaatttcacCTGGCTCATATGGGACCCATTATCAGTAAGTGTCCGTTTTAGAAAATATGGAGGCAGGGGGATCTGCAAAGGTCTTCCTTGGAAGTCTTCTTTTCGCTTGCATTTCAGTcttaaacaggcatccccaaacttcagccctccagatgttttggacacaattcccatcatccctgaccactggtcctcttagctagggatcatgggattgtaggccaaaacatctggagggccgcagtttggggatgcctggtcttaaacATAGTTATTTGGAAATCCCAAAACTGGTTATTTCTATGGATGTTTTCATTCAAGTAAGTTCCCTGCCTCTGTAACTAGACCCAGAGGGGGTCCTTCATTCCCAGTGATTCTCAAATGATGAACTAATTTTCATCAGCAGAACTGGACTCCTTGTGAGTGGGTGATCAAGATACAGGAAGCTGTAATAGAGCAATGGTACAAATTTAGATTCAGTTCTACTGTCTGATCAAAATCTCACTAATTAAGCATATTGTTATATTGTACTGTTCATTCTTGGAGGTCTAAAGAGCCACGATTCATTATTATGATTCATCTTACATGTTCAGTGCAGATCCAGGCTATAAATAATGTTAAATTCTAGGGGCTCTTTAGTTTAACCAAGGTGTCAAGGGCTAACTTTCTGGTCAATAGCAGCCCACAACATAGGCATGATCCAGCAAAAGGTCCAGTCTTTGTGTGTGGACTAGGTAGGGGAAAAAACAGGCTGAGTGAGCAATGAATGTAGGCTATAATGTTATAAATATGTAGCCATGTTTTCAGGTGAAACTGCAGTTTtggtgcttgtgggtttcccaaaagTTATGTTGATGGTATTTCTTTTTCCTTAGCTGCTGGCTTAACCATGAGAAAGGTTTTATCTGGAGCTTCCTGGGACCTGTCTGTGCCATAATCATGGTCAGTAAAAATAGCTCTCATTCtctaaaaaaaaacaggaaaatgggacaaaaacacaagaaaacacagACTGCTTGTTGAACATCTCCCTGCTTTATAATTgctaaaggaaaggaaatatttcaTGGGCTGAGGGACAGAATTCATCATTCTTGTTGTCAGCCAGATCTAGGCCAGGTCTTTGGCTTCATCTAATACTTGAAAGACACTGCAACCTTGTATTTCCCTCAAGAGCCCTGAGAGTTCCTTCTATATTTGCCCTCATGCCTTCAGTTTAATTAGTTATCAATACTGTGCAATAGCTCCCTTTTACTACACTGATATGggctagaaataattttgcaatGCCACGAGAAACTTTTTCAAACTGACAGTGAATCTGCATCACTCATTTAGAAACTGGATGTGAACTAAAGTGACTTCCAGAGAGTTTGTTCATTGAAATGTCATCCTGATTGGTTTTTCACAATATTTGGGAGAAGGTTATACAATCACCAGTTTTATCTCGAGCTTCCTGGGACCTGTCTGTGCCATAATTGTGGTCGGTAAAAATAGCTCTCAGTCTCTTAAACAATGGATAAAAGGAATCATTTAATAGAATCAACTctaggaaaagaaacagaagaaaacagaGTACTAATTCAAATTCTACAAAAAGGGGTGAATTACGGTAAATTTAATTAGAGTTAGTCAACTTGCACAATTACTGTATTCCTCAGAAGACATTCTCCAATGGTTGTGAAGAAAGGTGCAGAGTCCTCTACAGAGGGAAGAAACCCAACTTCCTATATCAGTATTGTCTCCAGTGACAGGTAGCGGTTCTCTGTGTTTCCAGAAAGGAGTTCTTATCCTAGAACAGACCATCCTAGGCTTGCTGAACATCTCCCTGCTTTATAGCTGCTAAAGGAAAAGAAATCTTTTTATGAGCTTCACATTTCCCAGTGGAACACTTTTGATTCTTcctcaaattatttttttctttcgcAGGTCAACATTGTGTTTTTCTGTCTTATTCTGAAGATCTTGCGCGAGAAGCTTGCATCTCTCAATTCAGACATATCTACCCTCAGAAATACCAGGtaaaacaaaatacatagcaGTGCAGACTCTAGCTGCCCAGTTGCAGTGATTAAAAATTTGGGTTTGGTGACAGGCACCTGACTTGCTGGAACATTTCAGCAAATCTTAACTGTCAGTCCCCATACCTTGTCCCCTTCCCCTCCGGTATTGTGAAACCTCTGATTCCCTTCCACTAAACATGAGTGAAGAACATGTACTTTCAAGGACAACCACTGAGAAGAGGGTAGTCTGgaagcatactctccaacatttctcctatgaaaataggaacagcccattccataaggataattttacaatttataccccccacatctgactgggttgccccagccactctgggcagctttcaacatatactgtataaaaacacaataaaacattaaacttttttttaaaaaaaacctttcctatatatgattgccttcagacagcttgggagtcaaataactccataccctccaacatttatccatgaaaatagggacatcctaaggaaaagatggttggacagtgttctcgaagctacgagcatgagtttgaccaaactgcgggaggcagtggaagacaggagtgcctggcgtgctatggtccatggggtcacgaagagtcggacacgactaaacgactaaacaacaacaacaacaaggaaaagagggacagtctgggatcaaatcagggatgcctctaaatcagggatgtccttggaaaatagagacacttggagggtttgtggAAGTCGTTCAGATAATATGACTTCCCAGTACAGCCTTTACCTTTTCATGACATCAGTGCTGTTACCTTCCTCTTTTGTAGGTCACTGACATTTAAGGCAATGGCCCATGTATTCATCCTGGGCGTGACTTGGTGTCTAGGCCTCTTTCAGTTTGGCCCTCTGGCTGACGTAATGGCATACCTGTTCACAGTCACCAACAGTGTGCAGGGAATCTTCATCTTCCTGGTGCACTGCTTGCTGAACAAGAAGGTAATGTACGGAACAAGAGAGGGCAGCACATAGACAAGCAACATTCAATAAAATGTGGGGCTCTAGTTTATAAGATAAAACATAGTGAACTATAAAGTCTAAATACAGTCTAAAATGCTGTATTTTTGAGCCCCTGATCTATACACAAACAATGGTTCATTGCTCCTCCCAGTCTTACTTCACTCCAAAGAAAGAGTGAAAATGTCAGTGTCGATTTGACAAGAGATCCTGAGCAGATCAGTGCTGTAAATGCACATTGATTTCAGTATACAGGGTCCCATCTTTTTAATCAAAAGCACCGTTTGAAGCAGTGCGTGTGCTGTGAGTGGGCAGACAGGCGAGCAGCACCTTCTCCTCTGCTTCCTCCACCTAGACTGAAGATGGGTATCAAAGAAGGCAGTGCAAGAGAGAAATTTGATGGTCACTGCTGCGAAAGCTGAATTACTAAAGAAGAAAGAGCATATATCATAGTGGAGCAAGGAAAGGTGGAGTGAGAGTGGGGCAGAGGGGAGAAAATAAATGGATTGGACACACCTCGAAGGAAATAATAGAAGTTGGAAAGAAATGTGTTATAGAGCAATTAAATGGGGAGGGTAGAAAGGTTTGTTCTCCCACTATGTCACTCAGCATCATGTGAGGAGAGGCAAGTTAGTGTTTACACTGGCAGAGCAGACAGTTCTTACTAGTGGCTTTGTATCTGGATTCTCAGGTGAGAGAAACATACTGGCAATTGATTTGCTGGAAGAAAGATATCCCACCTGTTTCTGAGATGACTATGACTTCTTTCCCTGTCAGCAG
The genomic region above belongs to Zootoca vivipara chromosome 7, rZooViv1.1, whole genome shotgun sequence and contains:
- the ADGRE3 gene encoding adhesion G protein-coupled receptor E3, translated to MRTALSCLLGSIIFHRIISGFLILKNVKGTLGPHQQPPAAYWILLESKGFFTGHEEDTDFNGSGIVCEEGYRVVSRKVTSLGTTQISCEKIPFHCQPDIARQNASVRLCFSATKPKVNLNHNSFYCSVVKSTFRLFTSICENVIQTRIINEEDILKIKTIQLEAQGDQIAIDPRAVIDRTNQGPVAAAFISYSGLETLLNGTFLQDETWQSSGNLEKSFHLNSRVLSASTSSWTMNISSPVNLTFQHLANKIPQEKAVCVHWDSASRSGAWSPEGCHLIQSNSTHSECSCQYLSNFAVLMAPTPKQGALILSIISYIGLIISLICLFLSIVTFLFCRSVQNSSTFIHLQLSLCLFFADLLFLIGIDKTYNKILCSIIAGTLQYLFLACFVWMFLEGVNLFIIVKNLKVANYGGASKGMKISMYLCGYGLPAMIVGISAAISPGSYGTHYHCWLNHEKGFIWSFLGPVCAIIMVNIVFFCLILKILREKLASLNSDISTLRNTRSLTFKAMAHVFILGVTWCLGLFQFGPLADVMAYLFTVTNSVQGIFIFLVHCLLNKKVRETYWQLICWKKDIPPVSEMTMTSFPVSSAMKNEESTASGKQQKVEEP